In Streptomyces sp. HUAS ZL42, the DNA window CTCGATGCCACCCACGCCGGGCCTGTACGTCGGCCGGGACGCGGTGGTCAACGACTGGGTGGAGGACGGCTTCGAGGGCATGAAGGGCCTGCGCGCCGTCCCCACCTCCGTGAACCGGCAGCCCGCCGTCGCCTTCTACCTCTGGCGGAAGCAGGAGGACGCGTACCTGCCGCTGACGATCGACGTCCTGCGCATCACCGGCGGGGCGATCACCGAGATCGTCACCTTCCACGACGACCAGTTCCCGCGGCTCGGGCTGCCGGAGCGCCTGCCGGCGGACGGCACGGAGTAGTCCCGGTGGGGACGCTCGCGCTGCGTGGTGGCGCGCGTGTCGCGGTGGTCGCGGCGGAATGGTGCGACGCGTTCGGCGTCGTCACCCGCGGGCGGGTGCAGCTGGAGCTGCGCGACGGCGAGCCCGGGCCGGTCCTCGGACGCGGCGCCGGGTTCTGGCTCCGCGGCACGGGCGTCCGCGCCCTGCGGAATCCCGGCCGTCGCAGGGCGAGGGTGCACATCGTCACTCCCGAGTCCAGGGACCGTCACATGCCGGTCAACACACCCGTACGCCAGTCACCGAATGATGGAGGAACGACGTGAACAGCATGAATGACACCGGGGTCGCCGCAGGGCCGGCCTCGGGCCGGAGCAGCCGCACCAACCGACTCCGCAGGCTCGCCGGCACCGGCTTCATCGCCACGCTCGCAGCGATGGCGGCCACCACCCTCGCCGCTGCGCTTGCCCGGGCCGGTGGCGTCGACTTCGAGATCCCCGATGGGGGCGAGACGATCCCGTTGTCCGGGTTCGCCGTGGTGACCGGCTTCTTCTCGGTGGTGGGCACCGTCATCGCCGGCGCTTTTCTTCGTTGGAGTGCTCGCCCCGCCCAGCGATTCGTGTGGACTGCAGGTTCGCTCACCGCGATCTCGTTGGTCCCGCCCGTCCTCTCGGGGGCAGACACCCCGACCACCACCGCCCTCCTCGGGCTGCACCTCGTCCCTGCGACAGTGATGATCCCCACCCTGGCGCGGAGCCTCCGCACCCGGACGGATTGACGATCCCGCAAGGGGACAATGCGCGCCGCAAGGGCGGGCGCGAGCGCACCACGTGGCCCCCGGTGCTGCCACCCTGCATTCCAACTCCACGCATGGTCGGGTGCGGCGATCTCGATGAGCCGACCGCGGCACCCGCTTCGAGGTCGAGCACCTGTTCGCCGAAGCCGGATACGCTGACGGCATGATCGAGAATCCTCCTCCCTGTCCGAAGTGCTCTTGTGGGTACACATACGAGATGAACTCCCTGGTGGTGTGCCCGGAGTGCGGCCACGAATGGGTTCCCGCCGAGACGGGTGCCGAGGGCGGCGAAGCCACCGGGGGACGCGTCATCAAGGACGCCGTCGGCAATGTGCTGCAGGACGGCGACACCGTGGTCGTCGTGAAGGCGCTCAAGGTCAAGGGCAGCCCCTCGGGGATCAAGGCCGGGACCAAGGTGCGCAACATCCGGTTGGTCGACGGCGTCGACGGCCACGACATCGACTGCAAGGTCGAGGGCTTCGGGGCGATGCAGCTCAAGTCGAGCGTCGTAAAGAAGGCCTGATCCCGAGAGGGGCGGCCCGTTCATGGCGGGCGACCACCGTCGTAGCGGGATGCTGAATTGCAAAATTTAGCAATTGGTTAGATGCTGGATTTGCTGTGCTCGCAGGTAGCCGCGGGCACAGTCTTTCGCGTCTGCCCCTGGTGGGGCTCGAAGGGGAAACCGAGGGCTCGTGTCCGTTCCGCTGTACCAGGCCAAGGCCGAGTTCTTCCGGATGCTGGGGCATCCCGTACGGATACGGGTGCTGGAGCTGTTGCAGGACGGGCCGATGCCGGTTCGGGACCTGCTCTCGGCCATCGAGGTGGAGCCCGCCGGTCTCTCGCAGCAGCTGGCGGTGCTGCGCCGCTCGGGGATCGTGACGTCGGTGCGGGAGGGTTCGACGGTCGTCTACGAGCTGGCCGGCGGGGACGTCACCGACCTGATGAAGGCGGCCCGGTGGATCCTGACCGAGATGCTGGCCGGGCGCAGCGAGCTTCTGGCCGAGTTGCGGGAAGCCGAGGGCGTCGCGCGATGACCACGGCATTCAGCCGAGTGTGGGCCCGGATCGCCGCGCTGCTGCCCGGCCGGGACGATCTGGTGGAGATGCGGCGCGACCCTCGCCGGGACCTGCTCGCGGGTCTGACCGTGGCGATCGTCGCGCTGCCGCTCGCGCTGGGTTTCGGCGTCTCCTCCGGGCTCGGTGCGGAGGCGGGTCTGGCGACGGCCGTGGTCGCGGGCGCGCTCGCCGCGGTCTTCGGCGGATCGAATCTGCAGGTGTCCGGTCCGACCGGTGCGATGACCGTGGTCCTCGTGCCGATCGTGGGCCAGTACGGGCCGACCGGTGTGCTCACCGTCGGTCTCATGGCCGGCGTCATGCTTGTCGCCCTGGCGGCGCTGCGGGCCGGCAAGTACATGCAGTACGTGCCCGCCCCGGTCGTCGAGGGCTTCACCCTCGGCATCGCGTGCGTGATCGGCCTGCAGCAGATCCCGAACGCGCTCGGCGTGCCCAAGCCCGAAGGCGACCGCGTCCTGGTGGTGACGTGGCGGGCCGCGGCGGAGTTCGCCGAGGCCCCGAACTGGACGGCCGTCGGCTTCGCGATCGCGGTGGCCGCACTCATGTTGCTCGGTGCCCGATGGCGGCCGACCGTCCCGTTCTCCATCCTGGCCGTGATCGCCGCGACGGTCGTGGCACAGCTCGCGCACCTGGACGCGGCGAAGCCGATCGGCGACCTGCCGTCCGGGCTGCCCGTGCCGTCGTTGTCCTTTCTCGACCTCGGCGCGCTGGGGACCCTGCTCGCCCCGGCCGTGGCGGTCGCCGCACTGGCCGCACTGGAATCCCTGCTGTCGGCGTCGGTGGCCGACGGCATGACCGTGGGGCAGAAGCACGCCCCTGACCGTGAGCTGTTCGGGCAGGGGCTGGCCAACATCGCCGCCCCGCTGTTCGGCGGTGTCCCGGCAACCGGGGCGATCGCCCGCACCGCGGTCAACGTCCGCGCCGGCGCCGGCTCCCGCCTCGCCGCCCTCACCCACGCCGCGGTTCTCGCAGTGATCGTCTTCGCCGCCGCACCCCTCGTCTCGAAGATCCCGCTCTCCGCCCTCGCCGGTGTCCTGCTGGCCACCGCGATCCGCATGGTCGAGGTCGGCTCCCTGAAGGCCATGGCGAAGGCCACCCGCTCCGACGCGCTCATCCTCGTCCTGACCGCCGTCGCCACGCTCGCCCTGGACCTCGTCTACGCGGTGATCCTCGGTCTCGTCGTCGCCGGTGTCCTCGCCCTGCGCGCCGTCGCCAAACAGGCCCGCTTCGACCAGGTGCCGCTCGACCGGGGCGATCACACAGCCGAGGAACACGCCCTGCTCGCCGAGCACATCGTCGCGTACCGCATCGACGGCCCGCTGTTCTTCGCCGCCGCCCACCGCTTCCTCCTGGAGCTGACCGAGGTGGCCGACGTTCGAGTCGTCATCCTGCGCATGTCGCGGGTCTCCACGATGGACGCCACCGGGGCCCTGGTCCTCAAGGACGCGGTGGAAAGGCTTCAGAGGCGCGGCATCCTGGTGCTCGCCTCCGGGATACGCCCCGGCCAGCTCCAGGTCCTCGATTCCGTCGGCGCGCTGGACCTGCTGCGTCACGAGGGCCAGGAGTACGCCACCACACCCGAGGCGATCAGGGGTGCGCGCGATCACTTGGAGATGGCCGGCGTCCTTGCGGCCGTCCCGGCCCAGCCGACCACGGCCACCAGCGAGGGAGCAGTCCGATGAGTACCCGTCCCCCCGTACTGCGCATGACCGAGGTCTCCGGTGCGGAGGCCGTGTGGCTCGTGGAGGGCAGCAGTGTGGGGCGGCTGGTGTACGTGCAGCGGGAGCAGGCTGTCGTCCGTCCCGCCCGGCACGTGTGGGAGTTCGGCAGCCTGATCGTCCGTACGCCGACGCCGGCCGCGGCGGTGCCTTCGTCCGCGACGTACCAGGTGGACGAGGTGGGCGCCGCGACGGGCACCGGCTGGACGGTGACCGCGACCGGGCCCGCCGACGTGATCACCGACCGGGACGAGGCCGCCCACTACAAACGCACCTTGCCCGGCTGGGTCCACGGACCGCACGACACACTCGTCCGCATCCGCCCGCAGACCGTGACCGGCTTCCGCTTCGCCCAGAGCGCGGAGGGCTGATGTCCACGCGGCTCGATGCCCTGCCGTACCGGCATGTGCTCACGCTGCCCGCCGAGCCGTCCGCCGTCCGGGCAGCCCGCGAGACGGCCGAACAGGCACTGGTCGAGTGGGGGATCGGCCTGCGCCACCCCACGGTGGACCCGGCCCTGCTGATCGTCAGCGAGCTGGTCACCAACAGCGTGCGGCACGCCGCGGTCCTGTCCGCGCAGGTCACGGTGATCTACGCGGCGGGCGAGGACTGCCTGGCCTTCGCCGTCCACGACCGCCACCCCTACCAGCCACCGCTTTACGGATCGGTCACCTGTGCCGGCACCGGCACCCCGGCGGGCGGCCTGGCCACCGTGATGGAGCTGGTCTTCGGCCTGGGCGGCACCGCGGTCGTCCGTGCGGATGCCGACGGCCAGGGCAAGACCATCTGGATCACTTTGCCCCTCTGATCCGGACCCCAGCCCCGACCTGCAACCCGCGCAAGGAAGTTCACCACCATGACCATCGACTGGCGTTACACCGTCGAGGAGAACCTCGGCATCCTCTCCGTCGCCGGATACCTGGGCCCCGACGCCGTCCGCCGCTTCACCGGCGCGATCGGATGGGCGCTGGCGCGTGGCACCGGCCCGGTCGTCGTCGACCTGACCGAGCTGCGCAGCTGGTCGGCCGAGGGGCAGCTCGCCATCACCGAGGCCGCACGCCGTCTCGCGGAAGCGGGCCGCGGCCTGGAGCTCGCCGCGATCCCAGCCGACGGGTCCCTCGTCCCTGCGGGCGACTTCCCGCCCATCCCGGTCCACGCCGACCTGGCTGCCGCGTTCGCCGCGCACAGCGCGGAACACGGGGAACGAGTGGAGGGGCGCCACGAATGGCGCACCACGGGCTGGCCGACCCGCGATGGACAGGGCGAGTGACCTCGCCCGTTCCTCCCTGCGGCGAAGGCGCGGTCGCTGTCCCGCACGGGCACGAGGGCGCAGACGTCCCGGAGGTGAGGGCTCCACGGCGCAGGCGCGACGGCAGCACCAGGCGGGCCACGAAGGCGGGCGGCGCACAGGTGGGCGGGAGACAGGGACCAAGGAGTGTCCGGCGTGACGGCATGGCGGTGGGCGGCCGGCCGACGCCGGGCTGACGGGCGTACACCGCGGCGGCCTGCGCGTCGCCGCTCCGTTCCACTTCGACGCGGGCCTGTTCAGACACGAGAAGGGCACGCCACGGATGCGACGGCGACGCTCACCGTTGGGCTGGCCGGTTGGTCTGTCGTGCGTGGGTCAGAGGCGGTCGGCGTCCGGGGCCGGCTGATCGGGCCGGCCGCCGAGGGACAGCTTCAGCAGGCCGGCGTTCCCGCAGCGGGGGCAGCCACCGTCCGGTCCGATGGCGGTGGGGCGGCACTTGAGGCGGCAGGCGGGGCACTTGAGCCAGGCGACACCGATACCGCGCAGCGGTGTGATCCTCACGCGATCCTCCCTCACAGGACTTCAGTAATTGCTAATCTTAGCAATTACTGAGGTCACCGTTGGATTCGACGGCTGATCCCGGTGTGGATTCGGCCCGGCCGGTGCCACACGCGAGGATGGGTCGCATGTTCTTGACGAGTGGGTGGATGCGATGCGCCGAGGCGGGGCCGGTGGGGCCGTGCTGCTGTACCGGGGAGGCGACGGCCAGGTGAGTACGCCGCTGTACCAGCTGAAGGCCGAGTTCTTCAAAACGCTCGGCCACCCCGCGCGCATCCGGGTCCTGGAACTGCTGAGCGAACGCGAGCACGCGGTCGCCGAGATGCTGCCCGAGGTGGGCATCGAGCCCGCGCACCTCTCGCAGCAGCTGGCCGTGCTGCGGCGGGCCAACCTGGTCGTGACCCGTAAGGAGGGCTCGACCGTGTACTACTCGCTGACCAGCCCGCATGTGGCCGAGCTCCTGCGGGTGGCCCGCACGATCCTTTCGGGCGTGCTGGCGGGTCAGGCCGAACTGCTCGCCGACCTGCAGGCCGCCCAGGGGGAGGGGAAGCCGCCGTCGTAGCCACGGCCCTCGAACGGCGGCCGTCTCCCGAGAGTTGGACAGCGCTGAGTGGTGTCGGGGGACGGCCGCCTTCCCAAGCAGGCGCGGGATGCCACTGAGGTAAAGGACCGGCAAAACGTCGTGACTCCAGCCGCGGGATGACTCGTTGGTCATCTCCGGACAAGTCCTCACCGTTCAGGGAGGGGCTCATGGGCCTGTTGCGCAAGATCCGCACTACCGGGCGGGTCGCCGAGCCCGCGCCGCCGCGCCCGCGGGGTGACGTGCCGGAGAAGGCGCGGGAGCTCGGCGGTTCGGTGCAGGTGCGGTGTGTGGACGCGGGCTCGTGCAACGGCTGCGAGATCGAGATCGCCGCTGCCTTCAACCCGGTGTACGACGCCGAGCGGTACGGCGCGCGGCTGGTGGCCTCGCCCCGGCATGCGGATGTGGCGCTGGTGACCGGGCCGGTGACGCGGAACATGGCGGAGCCCCTGCGGCGCACGGTCGCCGCGATGGGCGAGCCGCGGCTGGTCGTGGCGGTGGGCGACTGTGCGATCAACTGCGGGGAGTTCGCGGGCGGCTACGGCGTTGAGGGCGCCGTCTCCGATGTCGTACCGGTGGACCTGGCCGTGCCCGGTTGCCCGCCGGAGCCGGGAGAGATCGTGGCGGCGCTCAGGCGAGTGACCGGACGGTGAGCGTGATCCCGGCCGCCCTCGCGACGGCCACCGCACTGGCCGGAGCGGGCGCGCCGGCCGGGCTCGGGCTGCCGTACCGGCTGCGCGTGCCGGTCGTGGGAGCGTTGACGGCGGGCGTTGGGGTGAGCGGTGGCGTGGCGGGTGTGGCTGCACTGGGCGGCAGCCGCTGGGCGGCCACGCTCCCCGGCGTGTTGCCGCTGGCCGGGGCGCACGCGGCGGTGGACGCGCTGGCGGGGCTGTTCATGGCGGTGGCGGGGGCCGTCGTGGGCGCGGTCGCGGTGTACGGCATCGGTTACGCGGCCGGGCACGGCGCGCACGGGCTGGGCTCGCGCACCGCTCAGTCGGTGCTGCCTCTGTTCGCCCTCACCCTGGTGCTGGTGCCCGTGGCGGCGTCGGTGTCCACGTTCCTGGTGCTGTGGGAACTGATGGCGCTCGGCTCGCTGCTGCTGGTGCTCGCCGAGCATCGGGAACGTCCTTCAGTGCGGCAGGCGGGTGTCTGGTATGCGGTGATGACGCACCTCGGCCTGGTGCTGTTGCTGGCCGGGTTCGCCCTGTTCGCGGCGCAGGCGGGCGGGGAGACGTTCGCCGCCCTGCGGGCGGGCGCGGACGCTGTGTCGCCGACGGTGCGCGGGCTGGTGTTCGTCCTGGCCGGGCTGGCGTTCACGTCGAAGGCGGGCGCACTGCCGCTGCACGCCTGGCTGCCGCGCGCGCATCCCGAAGCGCCCAGCCCCGTTTCGGCGTTGATGAGCGCCGCCATGGTCAACCTCGGCGTCTACGGCCTCGTCCGCACCGGCCTCGACCTGCTGGGCGGTGGACCGGCCTGGTGGTGGCTCGCCTTGCTGGCGGTCGGCGCGGCCAGCGCCGTCTACGGCATCCTCCAGGCCGCGATGGCCTCCGACCTCAAACGGCTGCTGGCCTACTCGACGAGCGAGAACATGGGCCTGGTCCTGATCGGGGTGGGGGCGTCCGGGCTGTTCGCCGCCTACGGCGACCGTCCGCTCGCCGCGCTGGCCCTGTCCGCGGCGCTGTTGCACGTGGTCAACCACTCGGCATTCAAGGCCCTGCTGTTCTGCGCGGCCGGGTCCGTCGTTCGGGCCACCGGCCTGCGGGATCTGGACCGGCTGGGCGGGCTGCGCTCCCGGATGCCGGTCACGGCTGGGCTGTTCGCGCTCGCAGCGCTCGGTGCCGTGGCCCTGCCGCCGGGTAACGGTTTCATCAGCGAGTGGCTGCTGTTGCAGTCGCTGATCCACGGACTTCAGGTGCCGGGCGTCGCGGTGGCGGTCGTCCTGCCGCTGTCGGTGGCACTGATCGCGCTGTCCGCCGGCATTGCCGCGGCGGCGTTCGTCAAGGCGCTCGGGGTCGGCTTCTTCGCCCGTCCCCGCAGCGAGCAGGCCGCCACGGCCAAGGAAGCGCCCTTCCTCATGCTGACCGGAATGGGGTTGCTCGGGTTGCTGTGCGCGGCTCTGGCCCTGGTGCCCGGGCTGCTGGGCGAGGGCCTGGACCGGGCCGTGGGCGCGACGGGGCTGCCAGGCCGTGGCGAGGTGTCAGGGGGTGGGCTGAAGGTGCGGCTCGCGGCTGTGTCGGCAACGCTGTCGCCGCTGTGGGTGGTGGCCGCGCTGGCCGCCGTGTTCCTGCTGGCCGTTGGTCTGCCCAGGCTGTACGGGCGCAGGCGGCGCCGTGCCGACGCCCGGCTGTGGGACTGCGGCGGAGGTGCGCCGACGCCGCGCATGGCCTACACGGCGACCTCTTTCGCGGAACCGTTGCAGCGGGTGTTCGACGATGTCCTTGCCCCAGAACAGGATCTGAACGTCACGCCGGTGCGCGAGTCGGCGTATCTGGTGGAGCGCGTGCGCTTCCAGCGCCGGGTTCCCGACCGGCTCGAACACCGGCTGTACGAACCGGTGCTGCGCTCGCTCGCCGGGGCCGGGCAGGCAGCCCGGCGGCTGGCGGGCGGCAGCGTCCACCTCTATCTCGGCTACGGCTTCGTCGGCCTGGTCGCCCTGCTGTTGATCCTGGCGGTGGGCTGGTGAGAGCAAACAGATGAGTGCTGTCGGATACGTGGCCGTGGCCGGCCAGATCGTCATGGTGGGCGCCGGAGCGCCGCTGCTGACGGGGTGGATGCGCCAGATCCGCGCCCGCCTGGAGGGACGGGCCGGTGCCGGGGTGCTCCAGCTCTGGCGGGACACGCGCAAACTGCTGCGCAAGGAACCGATCACACCGGTGGGCACCGGACCCGCCTTCCGCGCCGCCCCCGCCCTGCTGGTCGCCACCACCACGGTCGCGGCCGCCCTCGTGCCGCTGCTGTCCACCGACACCCCGGTGAGCGGACATGCGGATCTCATCGTGGTCGTGGCACTGATCGCGCTCGGCACACTGTCGCTGGCCCTGGCCGGCCTGGACACCGGCACCGCGTTCGGCGGGATGGGTGCATCCCGGGAGATGACGGTGGCCGCGCTGGTGGAACCCACGATCCTGCTGTCGGTGTTCGCCCTGTCGATACCGGCGGGCACGACCAACATCCCCTCCATCG includes these proteins:
- a CDS encoding DUF6069 family protein, with the translated sequence MNDTGVAAGPASGRSSRTNRLRRLAGTGFIATLAAMAATTLAAALARAGGVDFEIPDGGETIPLSGFAVVTGFFSVVGTVIAGAFLRWSARPAQRFVWTAGSLTAISLVPPVLSGADTPTTTALLGLHLVPATVMIPTLARSLRTRTD
- a CDS encoding ArsR/SmtB family transcription factor → MSTPLYQLKAEFFKTLGHPARIRVLELLSEREHAVAEMLPEVGIEPAHLSQQLAVLRRANLVVTRKEGSTVYYSLTSPHVAELLRVARTILSGVLAGQAELLADLQAAQGEGKPPS
- a CDS encoding STAS domain-containing protein, translated to MTIDWRYTVEENLGILSVAGYLGPDAVRRFTGAIGWALARGTGPVVVDLTELRSWSAEGQLAITEAARRLAEAGRGLELAAIPADGSLVPAGDFPPIPVHADLAAAFAAHSAEHGERVEGRHEWRTTGWPTRDGQGE
- a CDS encoding respiratory chain complex I subunit 1 family protein — translated: MSAVGYVAVAGQIVMVGAGAPLLTGWMRQIRARLEGRAGAGVLQLWRDTRKLLRKEPITPVGTGPAFRAAPALLVATTTVAAALVPLLSTDTPVSGHADLIVVVALIALGTLSLALAGLDTGTAFGGMGASREMTVAALVEPTILLSVFALSIPAGTTNIPSIVHGAVDEPARLASPAGLLATAALAVAVLAETGRIPVDNPSTHLELTMIHEAMVLEYAGPDLALVELGAQMRLTLLLGLLSSLFVPWGIATSVSWTGLVLALVLFAAKLTLLGAVLAAAEVFWAKVRLFRVPELLAGSFLLALLAVTASYFLSGAS
- a CDS encoding ArsR/SmtB family transcription factor, with the protein product MSVPLYQAKAEFFRMLGHPVRIRVLELLQDGPMPVRDLLSAIEVEPAGLSQQLAVLRRSGIVTSVREGSTVVYELAGGDVTDLMKAARWILTEMLAGRSELLAELREAEGVAR
- a CDS encoding ATP-binding protein — protein: MSTRLDALPYRHVLTLPAEPSAVRAARETAEQALVEWGIGLRHPTVDPALLIVSELVTNSVRHAAVLSAQVTVIYAAGEDCLAFAVHDRHPYQPPLYGSVTCAGTGTPAGGLATVMELVFGLGGTAVVRADADGQGKTIWITLPL
- a CDS encoding SulP family inorganic anion transporter — protein: MTTAFSRVWARIAALLPGRDDLVEMRRDPRRDLLAGLTVAIVALPLALGFGVSSGLGAEAGLATAVVAGALAAVFGGSNLQVSGPTGAMTVVLVPIVGQYGPTGVLTVGLMAGVMLVALAALRAGKYMQYVPAPVVEGFTLGIACVIGLQQIPNALGVPKPEGDRVLVVTWRAAAEFAEAPNWTAVGFAIAVAALMLLGARWRPTVPFSILAVIAATVVAQLAHLDAAKPIGDLPSGLPVPSLSFLDLGALGTLLAPAVAVAALAALESLLSASVADGMTVGQKHAPDRELFGQGLANIAAPLFGGVPATGAIARTAVNVRAGAGSRLAALTHAAVLAVIVFAAAPLVSKIPLSALAGVLLATAIRMVEVGSLKAMAKATRSDALILVLTAVATLALDLVYAVILGLVVAGVLALRAVAKQARFDQVPLDRGDHTAEEHALLAEHIVAYRIDGPLFFAAAHRFLLELTEVADVRVVILRMSRVSTMDATGALVLKDAVERLQRRGILVLASGIRPGQLQVLDSVGALDLLRHEGQEYATTPEAIRGARDHLEMAGVLAAVPAQPTTATSEGAVR
- a CDS encoding NADH-quinone oxidoreductase subunit B family protein → MGLLRKIRTTGRVAEPAPPRPRGDVPEKARELGGSVQVRCVDAGSCNGCEIEIAAAFNPVYDAERYGARLVASPRHADVALVTGPVTRNMAEPLRRTVAAMGEPRLVVAVGDCAINCGEFAGGYGVEGAVSDVVPVDLAVPGCPPEPGEIVAALRRVTGR
- a CDS encoding pyridoxamine 5'-phosphate oxidase family protein, which produces MSTRPPVLRMTEVSGAEAVWLVEGSSVGRLVYVQREQAVVRPARHVWEFGSLIVRTPTPAAAVPSSATYQVDEVGAATGTGWTVTATGPADVITDRDEAAHYKRTLPGWVHGPHDTLVRIRPQTVTGFRFAQSAEG
- a CDS encoding proton-conducting transporter membrane subunit; translation: MSVIPAALATATALAGAGAPAGLGLPYRLRVPVVGALTAGVGVSGGVAGVAALGGSRWAATLPGVLPLAGAHAAVDALAGLFMAVAGAVVGAVAVYGIGYAAGHGAHGLGSRTAQSVLPLFALTLVLVPVAASVSTFLVLWELMALGSLLLVLAEHRERPSVRQAGVWYAVMTHLGLVLLLAGFALFAAQAGGETFAALRAGADAVSPTVRGLVFVLAGLAFTSKAGALPLHAWLPRAHPEAPSPVSALMSAAMVNLGVYGLVRTGLDLLGGGPAWWWLALLAVGAASAVYGILQAAMASDLKRLLAYSTSENMGLVLIGVGASGLFAAYGDRPLAALALSAALLHVVNHSAFKALLFCAAGSVVRATGLRDLDRLGGLRSRMPVTAGLFALAALGAVALPPGNGFISEWLLLQSLIHGLQVPGVAVAVVLPLSVALIALSAGIAAAAFVKALGVGFFARPRSEQAATAKEAPFLMLTGMGLLGLLCAALALVPGLLGEGLDRAVGATGLPGRGEVSGGGLKVRLAAVSATLSPLWVVAALAAVFLLAVGLPRLYGRRRRRADARLWDCGGGAPTPRMAYTATSFAEPLQRVFDDVLAPEQDLNVTPVRESAYLVERVRFQRRVPDRLEHRLYEPVLRSLAGAGQAARRLAGGSVHLYLGYGFVGLVALLLILAVGW
- a CDS encoding zinc ribbon domain-containing protein YjdM, whose product is MIENPPPCPKCSCGYTYEMNSLVVCPECGHEWVPAETGAEGGEATGGRVIKDAVGNVLQDGDTVVVVKALKVKGSPSGIKAGTKVRNIRLVDGVDGHDIDCKVEGFGAMQLKSSVVKKA